The Novipirellula artificiosorum genome includes a window with the following:
- a CDS encoding YjhG/YagF family D-xylonate dehydratase codes for MMNQPDYFGALEIPEPVETNAKGPSGKLPLSDEILKNWSSGDLFGLTQSVGMGFDPRRVLGDQYLILSTQGGVRNPDGTPVALGYHTGHWEVGLLVQAAAETICEHDGVPFAAFVSDPCDGRTQGTQGMFDSLPYRNDAAIVMRRLIRSLPRRKGVIGVATCDKGLPAMMMALAGCSDTANVLVPGGVTLPPTVGEDAGKVQTIGARYTHGEISLEEASLEGCRACGTPGGGCQFLGTAATSQVVAEALGMTVPHAALAPSGQPIWTKLAKDSAKASQRLVASGKTMQDLLTEDSLFNAMLIHAAVGGSTNLLLHIPAIAAAAGLPRPDAAAFRAVNQLVPRFVDCLPNGPVGHPTVQFFLAGGVPEVAWHLREAGLLKSDAMTVSGMTWNTLLDQWITSDRRSVCRDRLTQADGIDPDEVIIPPAEASRRGMTSTVCFPHGNLCPEGAVIKATSIDPSVIDADNVYRKRGPARVFTTERDAIAAIKGQTDWPISPGDVIVLIGRGPIGCGMEETYQITSALKHLKFGKEIALITDARFSGVSTGACIGHVGPEALAGGPIAKVRDGDLIEIEIDRVSLSGHVDLVSAVDAPETAAEEVLRVRLSHPKLGVEQAIPDDTRLWAALQNIGGGTWGGCIYDVDEILATLEAGVKARQGR; via the coding sequence ATGATGAATCAACCTGACTACTTTGGTGCCTTGGAAATCCCCGAGCCGGTGGAAACGAATGCGAAGGGGCCGAGTGGTAAGCTTCCGTTAAGCGATGAGATTCTCAAGAATTGGAGTAGTGGTGATCTATTCGGCTTGACACAAAGTGTTGGCATGGGCTTTGACCCACGACGCGTGCTTGGCGATCAGTATCTCATTCTCAGCACGCAGGGCGGGGTCAGGAATCCCGATGGGACGCCCGTGGCCTTGGGCTACCATACGGGGCATTGGGAAGTGGGGCTGTTGGTCCAAGCAGCTGCGGAAACCATTTGCGAGCACGACGGCGTCCCGTTCGCTGCGTTCGTCAGTGATCCCTGCGATGGTCGGACCCAGGGAACGCAGGGAATGTTTGATTCGCTACCTTACCGCAACGATGCAGCCATCGTGATGCGACGTTTGATTCGTTCGCTGCCGCGTCGGAAAGGCGTGATTGGTGTCGCAACGTGCGACAAAGGGCTGCCGGCAATGATGATGGCGTTGGCCGGATGTAGCGATACGGCAAACGTTCTGGTTCCTGGCGGCGTGACCTTGCCGCCCACGGTTGGCGAGGATGCGGGTAAAGTGCAAACGATTGGTGCGCGCTACACGCACGGCGAGATTTCGCTTGAAGAAGCGTCGCTTGAAGGTTGCCGTGCTTGTGGGACCCCTGGAGGTGGATGCCAGTTTCTCGGAACCGCTGCAACCAGCCAAGTGGTTGCCGAAGCGCTTGGCATGACCGTACCCCACGCCGCACTGGCCCCAAGTGGGCAGCCAATTTGGACCAAGTTGGCCAAGGATTCTGCGAAGGCATCGCAGCGGTTGGTTGCATCGGGAAAGACGATGCAAGATTTGCTGACCGAGGATTCCCTTTTCAATGCGATGTTGATCCACGCCGCCGTGGGTGGGAGCACCAATTTGTTGTTGCACATTCCAGCGATTGCCGCAGCAGCCGGTTTGCCTCGTCCCGATGCGGCCGCGTTTCGTGCCGTCAACCAATTGGTACCGCGATTTGTCGATTGCTTGCCGAATGGACCGGTGGGGCATCCCACGGTGCAGTTTTTCTTAGCCGGTGGAGTCCCCGAGGTTGCTTGGCATCTACGCGAAGCCGGTCTATTGAAATCCGACGCGATGACCGTTTCCGGGATGACTTGGAACACGTTGCTTGACCAGTGGATCACGAGTGATCGCCGATCGGTTTGCCGTGACCGTTTGACGCAAGCGGATGGAATTGATCCCGACGAGGTGATTATCCCCCCCGCCGAAGCAAGTCGGCGGGGGATGACCAGTACGGTTTGTTTTCCTCACGGGAACCTTTGCCCCGAGGGCGCGGTCATCAAGGCCACATCGATCGACCCCAGTGTGATCGATGCGGACAACGTTTATCGCAAACGCGGCCCGGCACGCGTGTTCACGACCGAACGCGATGCAATCGCTGCGATCAAGGGGCAAACCGATTGGCCGATCAGTCCTGGCGATGTGATCGTGCTGATCGGACGCGGGCCGATCGGATGCGGGATGGAGGAAACCTATCAGATCACCTCGGCATTGAAGCACTTGAAATTCGGCAAGGAGATCGCGTTGATCACGGATGCTCGGTTCTCGGGTGTCAGCACGGGGGCTTGTATTGGGCATGTGGGCCCCGAGGCGTTGGCGGGTGGTCCAATCGCCAAGGTGCGCGATGGCGACCTGATCGAAATCGAAATCGACCGTGTCTCGTTGAGCGGTCACGTTGATTTGGTTTCCGCTGTGGACGCGCCCGAAACGGCAGCCGAGGAAGTTTTGCGAGTAAGATTGTCGCACCCAAAACTTGGCGTGGAACAGGCAATTCCCGATGACACGCGACTTTGGGCGGCGCTACAGAACATTGGTGGCGGCACTTGGGGGGGCTGTATTTATGATGTCGACGAAATCCTAGCGACGCTCGAAGCGGGCGTAAAGGCAAGGCAGGGGCGATGA
- a CDS encoding DUF1501 domain-containing protein translates to MSNPRRHFLKSLVGTSAAISFSSVLPSLLNRSVLAASETEPTKDTVLVVVQLSGGNDGLNTLVPYADDVYARSRTTLRLKENEVHKIGDDLGFHPDIPQFQRLLDDGDLMVVQGVGHSNSNRDHDAAMRDWHTARPGDSTCQTGWLGRAIDEANHPEDPSVCGVLVSPIPMPLALGTKRVVIPSVVSADQWRLRGPNADHDERMETRMPSTVISNNPLGDLVRTASLAAYATDAKIESVLRQGNPSHNYPSFSLAKQLRTISELIRAEVGVRIFFAELGGGGIGGFDNHANQKDNHAALLRELSASVAAFVDDLKQQRLLDRVLLMSFSEFGRTVSENGRRGTGHGAAAPVFLAGGSLNGGLFGERPRLSDLDQDAPRHQIDYRQVYATALDRWLGFPSESSLAAKYKPLDIFAS, encoded by the coding sequence ATGTCAAACCCACGTCGCCATTTCCTCAAGTCGCTTGTCGGCACTTCGGCCGCCATCTCCTTTTCCAGTGTCCTGCCCTCGCTTCTGAATCGATCGGTGCTCGCCGCGAGCGAAACCGAACCGACCAAGGATACCGTACTGGTCGTGGTTCAGCTTTCAGGCGGCAACGATGGATTGAACACGCTTGTCCCCTATGCGGACGATGTTTACGCCCGCAGCCGAACGACCTTAAGGTTGAAGGAAAACGAGGTACACAAGATTGGGGATGACCTTGGGTTTCATCCGGACATCCCTCAGTTTCAGCGTCTGCTGGACGACGGCGATTTGATGGTCGTCCAAGGGGTTGGCCATTCAAACTCCAATCGCGACCATGATGCGGCGATGCGAGATTGGCATACAGCGCGGCCTGGTGATTCAACCTGTCAAACCGGATGGCTCGGCCGCGCAATCGATGAGGCAAACCATCCAGAGGATCCCTCCGTTTGCGGCGTTTTGGTTTCACCCATCCCGATGCCGCTGGCGCTCGGGACAAAGCGAGTCGTCATCCCCTCCGTTGTCTCAGCAGATCAATGGCGTCTGCGAGGGCCAAACGCGGACCACGATGAGAGGATGGAAACTCGCATGCCGTCAACCGTCATCAGCAATAATCCGCTCGGCGACTTGGTCCGAACGGCATCCCTTGCTGCCTATGCGACGGACGCCAAGATCGAAAGTGTACTGCGACAGGGAAATCCTTCGCACAATTATCCTTCATTCTCGCTCGCCAAGCAGCTTCGGACGATTTCGGAATTGATCCGTGCGGAGGTTGGCGTAAGAATCTTCTTTGCCGAACTGGGGGGCGGTGGAATCGGCGGCTTTGACAACCATGCGAATCAAAAAGACAACCATGCAGCGCTGCTGCGCGAGTTGTCGGCTTCGGTTGCGGCCTTTGTGGACGACTTAAAACAACAGCGACTGTTGGACCGCGTGCTATTGATGTCCTTTTCGGAATTCGGCCGTACAGTCTCGGAAAACGGTCGACGAGGTACCGGCCACGGGGCAGCGGCGCCCGTATTTCTTGCTGGAGGCAGCCTCAACGGTGGACTTTTTGGCGAACGCCCCCGCTTGTCGGATCTGGACCAAGATGCACCACGGCACCAGATTGATTATCGCCAAGTCTATGCGACCGCACTTGATCGCTGGCTCGGTTTCCCGAGCGAAAGTTCCTTAGCAGCGAAGTATAAGCCGCTCGACATCTTTGCATCTTGA
- a CDS encoding DUF1800 domain-containing protein — protein MMSTDLQIKSPAEKDAVVSSDWAWAEYTPSDEHPWTLELAGHLYRRAGFGANYGELQRALQQGPRRAVDRLLLVNEPLSASYRAIEQDEQAAAKSGNRESLQAWWLRRMVESPFPLLEKMTLFWHSHFGIRFDQVRDASLMLDHMGRLRDLALGKYPELLSAIASDPAVFLGVGAETSRKSQPNEQFARQLMQRLSVGAGNFGEEDVREASRAFTGWFVLRGKLRYFDREHDEGAKNILGRTGNWKVQDVVRIVLEHPLSAETLAAKLYRWFVSEVDQPTSELLAPLTGMLSKDYDIRQVVEVILRSNLFYSKVAYRRRIKSPVEYGVGIVRALEGSVSTVRLAEDLNGLGQSLYNPPTIEGWHGGHHWINAATMAGRMNLAGELLAPEGRYGGKLDPASLVQRYGSEDAPSAAKLLGQLLLQDDVAKQTRERIDSSASDPIGGGLANLRPFATRLVNLPEFQLS, from the coding sequence ATGATGAGTACAGATCTGCAAATCAAGTCACCGGCTGAGAAGGATGCTGTCGTCAGCTCTGATTGGGCATGGGCTGAGTACACGCCCAGTGACGAGCACCCTTGGACGTTGGAGTTGGCTGGCCATTTGTACCGCCGGGCGGGTTTCGGCGCAAACTACGGCGAGCTGCAGCGGGCCTTACAGCAAGGACCGAGACGAGCGGTCGATCGACTGTTACTCGTCAACGAACCACTGTCTGCATCCTATCGTGCCATCGAACAAGACGAGCAAGCCGCGGCAAAATCCGGCAATCGGGAATCGTTGCAAGCTTGGTGGTTACGTCGGATGGTGGAATCACCTTTTCCGTTACTGGAAAAGATGACACTCTTTTGGCACAGCCATTTCGGCATCCGATTCGACCAGGTTCGTGATGCGTCGCTGATGCTTGATCACATGGGTCGACTTCGCGATTTGGCATTGGGGAAGTACCCCGAACTGCTGAGCGCAATCGCGTCGGACCCGGCTGTTTTCTTGGGCGTTGGAGCAGAAACGAGCCGAAAGAGCCAGCCAAACGAACAGTTTGCAAGGCAGTTGATGCAACGACTCAGTGTGGGCGCAGGCAATTTTGGCGAAGAGGACGTTCGAGAAGCGTCACGAGCCTTTACAGGATGGTTTGTCCTGCGTGGAAAGCTGCGATATTTCGACCGAGAGCATGATGAGGGTGCCAAGAACATTCTTGGCCGAACAGGAAATTGGAAAGTGCAAGATGTCGTGCGAATCGTGCTCGAGCATCCCTTATCTGCGGAAACACTGGCAGCCAAACTCTATCGTTGGTTCGTTTCGGAAGTCGACCAGCCTACTTCGGAATTGCTAGCGCCGTTGACGGGGATGCTCTCGAAGGACTACGACATTAGACAGGTGGTTGAGGTCATCCTACGAAGCAATCTGTTCTATTCAAAGGTTGCCTATCGTCGCCGGATCAAGAGTCCTGTTGAGTACGGTGTCGGGATCGTGCGGGCGCTGGAAGGGAGTGTTTCGACGGTCCGCTTGGCAGAGGACCTCAACGGACTCGGCCAAAGCTTGTACAATCCTCCGACCATCGAAGGATGGCACGGCGGACACCATTGGATCAATGCCGCCACGATGGCGGGCCGAATGAATCTCGCCGGTGAACTGCTTGCACCCGAGGGTCGCTATGGCGGCAAGCTCGACCCCGCAAGCTTGGTGCAGCGATATGGCAGCGAGGATGCTCCGTCGGCAGCCAAGTTGCTGGGCCAATTGCTGCTTCAAGATGACGTTGCCAAGCAAACTCGCGAAAGGATCGATTCGTCTGCTTCCGACCCCATCGGTGGCGGCTTGGCAAACCTGCGACCTTTCGCAACCCGCCTCGTTAACTTGCCCGAATTTCAGCTGTCCTAA
- a CDS encoding outer membrane protein assembly factor BamB family protein, whose translation MDKKQGIREEGKLVDRRQVAGHPTWRCHSAVEYVAVKPDSKPPLSNASPQMQRFSLLFIAILLLTLPFASAEDWPRFRGPDGAGVASGTPSLPIQWSPEANLDWKTALPGSGVSSPIVVGQKVFVTCYSGYGLDRDNPGDLEDLVRHLVCVDLESGKVLWQKNLKAELPEDPYTGIGVTAHGYASHTPASDGKHVYAFFGKSGVHAFDLEGNALWHAEVGKESDPTKWGSSSSPVLHDDTLIITASAESQAIIGFDKATGQERWRQEAEGLDGMWGTPTLVKIDDTRTDLVMCVAKELWGLDPNNGKLRWYAEATGAEQSYASVIALGKRIYAVTGRGGGSVAIEAGGSGDISDTGTLWTGSTSGSFGSPVSHRGKLYSVAQGVVTILDAETGDKIDQVRLKGAEQTGGRFGSLDYASPLVVGDSLFYLNGSGQMFVFDMDGDFQQVAVNRVTSDKESFGGSPAVSDGRLILRSDKNLYCIKDKGETVSPTELSREEDVANTDTGDENQSARPGGERGGQSGGRWDPASFFSGRDANKDGKLTADELTGTPMVDRLDQLDKDGDQAITQEEFTSGMSTLFAGGRGGGDRGGDRGGDRGGDRGGDRGGDRGGDRGGDRGGRGGDRGGRGGGSGGGGNRGGQGEDSRPDRPQRPQMAP comes from the coding sequence ATGGACAAAAAACAGGGCATCCGCGAAGAAGGCAAGCTTGTGGACCGGCGTCAAGTTGCAGGGCATCCCACTTGGCGTTGCCATTCTGCTGTAGAATACGTGGCGGTCAAACCAGACAGCAAACCTCCTCTTTCAAATGCGAGTCCGCAGATGCAGCGTTTTTCCTTGCTTTTCATCGCCATTTTGTTGCTTACCCTCCCTTTTGCTTCAGCCGAAGACTGGCCCCGGTTTCGCGGTCCGGATGGAGCGGGTGTCGCATCGGGGACGCCATCGTTGCCGATTCAATGGTCGCCCGAAGCGAACTTGGACTGGAAAACCGCGTTACCTGGATCCGGTGTTTCGAGTCCGATTGTGGTCGGTCAGAAGGTGTTCGTGACATGCTATTCGGGATATGGATTGGACCGCGATAACCCCGGCGATCTCGAAGACTTGGTCCGACACTTGGTCTGTGTCGATTTGGAAAGCGGAAAGGTTTTATGGCAAAAAAACTTGAAGGCCGAGCTTCCCGAAGATCCCTATACTGGCATTGGGGTGACCGCTCATGGATACGCGTCGCACACCCCCGCATCCGACGGCAAGCATGTCTATGCATTCTTTGGTAAGAGCGGAGTCCATGCATTCGATCTCGAAGGCAATGCGTTGTGGCATGCGGAGGTCGGCAAGGAATCCGATCCAACTAAATGGGGTTCGTCCTCGAGCCCTGTCCTTCATGATGACACGTTGATCATTACGGCGTCTGCCGAAAGCCAGGCGATCATTGGGTTTGACAAAGCGACGGGACAAGAGCGGTGGCGGCAAGAGGCCGAAGGCCTTGATGGGATGTGGGGCACTCCCACTTTGGTGAAGATTGACGACACCCGTACCGATTTGGTCATGTGCGTTGCGAAAGAGCTTTGGGGGCTTGATCCGAATAACGGAAAACTACGTTGGTACGCTGAGGCGACGGGCGCAGAACAGTCCTACGCCAGCGTGATCGCTCTGGGCAAACGCATCTATGCGGTCACAGGTCGTGGCGGCGGCAGTGTCGCGATTGAAGCAGGCGGTAGCGGAGACATCAGCGACACCGGGACACTTTGGACAGGCTCAACATCAGGAAGCTTTGGCTCGCCTGTGAGCCACCGCGGAAAGCTGTACTCGGTTGCACAAGGCGTTGTCACGATTCTGGATGCCGAGACTGGAGACAAAATCGACCAGGTTCGCTTGAAGGGAGCCGAGCAAACAGGTGGTCGCTTTGGTTCGCTTGACTATGCATCGCCGCTAGTCGTAGGGGATTCGCTGTTCTACCTCAACGGCAGCGGTCAGATGTTCGTGTTTGACATGGACGGCGACTTTCAACAAGTTGCCGTCAATCGTGTGACCAGCGACAAAGAGTCGTTCGGTGGTTCCCCCGCGGTCAGTGACGGACGGCTGATCCTTCGCAGTGACAAAAACCTCTACTGCATCAAGGACAAAGGCGAAACCGTTTCGCCCACGGAACTGAGTCGCGAAGAAGACGTCGCCAATACCGACACGGGTGATGAGAATCAATCCGCGAGGCCTGGAGGTGAGAGAGGCGGCCAAAGTGGTGGACGCTGGGATCCAGCAAGCTTCTTTAGTGGTCGAGATGCAAACAAAGATGGGAAGCTGACCGCCGACGAGTTGACCGGTACACCGATGGTGGACCGACTGGATCAATTGGACAAAGACGGCGACCAGGCAATCACACAAGAAGAGTTCACGAGCGGGATGTCCACCTTGTTTGCTGGCGGTCGAGGTGGTGGCGATCGTGGTGGCGACCGTGGTGGCGACCGTGGTGGCGACCGTGGTGGCGACCGTGGTGGCGACCGTGGTGGCGACCGTGGTGGCGACCGTGGAGGACGAGGTGGCGACCGTGGAGGACGAGGTGGCGGATCGGGAGGCGGAGGCAATCGCGGAGGACAAGGCGAAGACAGTCGTCCCGATCGACCACAACGCCCGCAGATGGCACCATAG